DNA from Streptomyces rishiriensis:
TCGACCAGGATCTCTGTACCGGCGACGGGATCTGTGCCCAGTACGCCCCCGAGGTGTTCGAGCTGGACATCGACGGTCTCGCGTACGTCAAGGGCGCCGACGACGAGCTGCTCCAGGCCAAGGGGGCCACGGCCCCGGTGCCGTTGCCGCTGTTGACGGACGTGGTGGACTCGGCGCGGGAGTGTCCTGGCGACTGTATTCACGTGCGACGCGTTTCGGACAGCGTCGAGGTGTACGGTCCCGACGCGGAGTGACGTCCCGGGCGCGGGCTGTGACACTGTCTGATTCGTCACAGGCCGACGGCCCGTATCAGACGCTGTGGGAGCCCGCGGGGGTCGAGCGGACGAACCTGTCGTCCTTCCACTGCCACTTGGCGCTGTCCTTCAGGTCGGGGCAGCAACTGGGTACGTCGGCCGTGGAGTAGCCGAGGAGCGTGGCGAGGACGGCTCCGTCGGCGACGGAGAGGCTCGTGACGGTGTTGCGGGCCTTGGGGTCGACGAGGGTGGCGACCACGCGCGCGGGTGTGCTGTCCGCGCCCCTGGTGAGGACGTAGACCCCGTCGGGCGGGGTTCCCATGGGGGCGTCGCAGTGGACCACGGCGACGGTTTCCGGTGCGCCGTCGCCGTCCAGGTCTCCGCTGGCCTTCTTGACCACGAGGGCCTGTACGGGGCCGCATTCGACGGGGAAGTCGACGCCGGTGGTGGCGGGGGCGGCGGCGGTGACGGGGGCGGTTGCGGCCTCGGGGCCCGCGGCCTGGGCGGCGGTCGCGGGTTTGGGCTGGAGAAGTGAGGAGAGGGCGACGACGCCGGCGAGGGCGGCGGCGGTCGCGACCCAGTGGATCGGCCGGGTGTGGGTGTGTGCCAGTTCCGGGAGGGCGGATTGCTGCACTGGCAGTGTCTCCTGTGGTGGCTGTGCCGGTGAGGCGGGGGGATTGGCCAGCATCGTGCCACACGTCACAGGGTGGGGGAACGGCGGGGTACGGGATATCGGACGCGGATGTCGGACCCGCCGTCCTGCGGTGCCGAGCCGTGTCGAGCGATGCCGGGCCGGTGCGGGTCACGCCAACGAACAGACGCCGTGGCCGAGTTCCGGGTCGGTCCGGAACTCGGCCACGGCGTCTGTTCGCCGAGCGCTGCGCTGGGGCCGTGTCAGCGGCCGCTGCCGCCGTCGGCGTTGGGGCCGGTGTAGTCCTCGCCGTAGGCGCCCTTGGCGGGGCGGCGGCGGCGCATGGGCGGCTCGACGCCGTCGGCGAGGCGACGGGCGGTGAGCAGGAAGCCGGTGTGGCCGATCATCCGGTGGTCCGGGCGGACCGCCAGGCCCTCCACGTGCCAGTTGCGGATCATCGACTCCCAGGAGGTCGGCTCGTTGAAGGAGCCGATCTCGCGGATGGACTCGACGGTGCGGGCGAGCTGGGTGGTGGTGGCCACGTAGCAGCACAGGATGCCGCCGGGCACGAGCGCCTTGGAGACGGCCTCCAGGCACTCCCAGGGGGCGAGCATGTCGAGGATGACGCGGTCCACGTCGGTGTCGGACAGGTTGTCCTGGAGGTCGCCGACGGTGAGCTGCCAGGCGGGGTGCGGGCCGCCGAAGTAGCGCTCCACGTTCTGCTGGGCGATCTCGGCGAAGTCCTCGCGGCGCTCGTAGCTGTGCAGCATGCCCTGGTCGCCGATGGCGCGCAGCAGGAAGCTGCTGAGCGAGCCCGAGCCGACGCCGGCTTCGACGACGCGCGCGCCGGGGAAGATGTCGGCGAAGGCGAGGATCTGCCCCGCGTCCTTCGGGTAGACGACGGCTGCCCCGCGGGGCATGGACAGGACGTAGTCGGGGAGCAGGGGGCGCAGCGCGAGGTAGGCGACGTTCCCGGTGGTGCGGACAACGCTGCCCTCGGGAGCACCGATCAGTTCGTCGTGCGGGAAGGAACCCTTGTGGGTGTGGAAGTTCTTCCCGGCCTCGAGCGTGAACGTGTAGTGGCGGCCCTTGGGGTCGGTCAGCTGAACCTGGTCCCCGACCTTGAAGGGCCCGCGCCTGCGGGCGGCACCGGTCGGTTCGGACATGTGAACAGCCTACCGGGGTTTGCCGGGGCCGCCGACCACGGGGACGGCCCGGCTAGGACGGTCTGGCCATGGCCTTGACGAAGGCGCGCTCGACGTCGGCGGCGGACAGGACACCGAAGATCTCGCCGCTCTCCTCGACCACGAGGTACTCGGTGGCGGGGGTGGCGCGCAGGACGTCGAGGAGGTCCTCGCCGGCCAGCTCGGCGGAGACCCGCATGCCGTCGGTGAGGTCCTGGGCGAGGCCGCTGACGGCGACCCAGGGGCGGCGGTGTTCGGGTACCCCGACGATGGCGGCCTCGCGGACGAGGGAGAGCGGTTCGCCGTGGGCGTCGACGACGACGAGTGCGCGGGCGCCGGCGTCGTTGGCGCGGCGCAGTGCCTCGGAGAGGGGGGTGTGGGTCTCGACGGGGACGGCGCGCCGGGTGAGGGTGCGGGCGCGCAGCTCGGGCAGGTGTTCGCGCAGCCGGGCCATGCGCAGGCTGTTGCCGGCGCCGGTCCAGATGATCGCGGCGAGGATGGCCGCGAGGAGGGCGTCGGTGACGGTGTCCATGCCGACGCTGTCCTCGGCGCTGGAGCCGAGGGCGCCGGACTGGGTGAGCAGGGGCAGGCCGATGAGGACGGAGACGGCGAGGGCGCGGCCGACCCAGGCGGCGGCGATGGTGCCGTTCATGGGCTTGCCGGTGAGCTTCCAGACGACGGCGCGGAGCATGCGGCCGCCGTCGAGGGGGAGGCCGGGAAGCAGGTTGAAGATCGCCACGATCAGGTTGGAGATCATCAGACCGGCGAGCAGCACGCCCGGGACGGTACCGGGTTCCACGGGCTGCATGGCGAGGTAGAAGAGGCCGGCGAGGACGAGGGACAGCAGCGGGCCGACGAAGGCGAGCCAGAACTCCCGGCCGGGTGTCTCGGCCTCCTTCTCGATCTCGGAGACGCCGCCGAAGAACTGGAGCTGGATGCGGCGGACCGGGAGCTTGAAGCGGAGGGCGGCGATGGTGTGGGCGAGTTCGTGGATGAGCACGGAGGCGTAGAAGGCGACCGCGAAGAAGAGGGAGACGAGGTAGCGCAGCGCGCCGAGTTCGGGGAGCACGCGGTCGAGCTGGTTGCCGAAGACCCAGGTGATGAGGGCGGCGACGAGGAACCAGCTGGGCGCGACGTAGACGGGGACGCCGAAGGGGCGGCCCATGAGGAGGCCGCCGCGCGGCTGCTCCGGGGGACGCTGCGGCGGGGGGCCCTTGGGGAGGATCAGGGCGGGGGCAGGGGGCGCCGGCCGGCCGGCTTCGGTTTCGGCCCCCGCCTCGGTGGCGGTCCCGCTCCTGCCGTCCTCCTGCGCACCGGGCGCGCGGTGGTCGTCACCGGGCGCCGAGGACCCCTGCGGAGCGTCCCCGCCGTCGGCGGGCGCGTCTTCGGCGGGCGGTACGGGTTCGGCGCGCGGGGCTTCGCCCGGCGCCGGCGCCTCGGGCGGGTTCGGCGCGGGTTCCCCGTCGGGCGTGGCCGGGCCCGGGGTGGTGCCGGGGTCCGGGGTCTGCGCGAGGTCGGTGGCCGAAGACGCAGGTGTCACGGGGTGCTCGGCCGACTGTTCGCTGTCCGGCCGCGGCCGCCCGGTCCCGCCGCTTTCCACCACGGTGTCCCCTCGTCGAAGCGTCTCCCGCTCGTACAGGGCGGGAGGGTCTCGGACCGATGGTATGCGGCGGTCGTGACGTGTACCGCCCCGGCACCCCCGTGTTTCCCCGGTCGTGGCCGGTCTCCGGGACGAGCCGGATGGGCGAGGCGGGTGGCTGTCGGTGCCGGGCCGTAAGGTCTGGGGTCATGGAGAGCAGCAGCGAGGACGTCGCCCGGGTGGGCGACGGCGGTGTCGTGGACGATCCGGCGCACCCGGAGGCGGGCACCCCGGCGCAGGTCGCCCGGGAAGCGGTCGTCGCGGAGACGGTGGTCGCCGAAGCCGTCGCGGAAGCGGTGGTCGCGGAGACGGTGGTCGCGGAAGCGGCCGTCCCTGCCGCGGTGCCGACGGCCGTCGCCGCCATAGCGCCCGCCTCGCTCTCCCCCTCGCGGGCCGGTGACTTCATGCAGTGCCCGCTGCTGTACCGGTTCCGGGTGATCGACCGGCTGCCGGAGAAGCCCAGTCCGGCGGCCACGAAGGGCACGCTGGTGCATGCCGTCCTCGAGCGGCTGTTCGACGCACCGGCGGCCGAGCGGACCGCGCCGCGGGCCAAGTCGCTGATCCCGGGCCAGTGGGACCGGCTGCGGGAGACGCGGCCGGAGGTGGTGGAGCTGTTCGCCGACGATCCGGAGGGCGAGCGGCTGGCCGGCTGGCTGGTGGAGGCGGAGCGGCTGGTCGAGCGCTGGTTCACGCTGGAGGATCCGACGCGGCTTGAGCCCGCCGAACGGGAGCTGTTCGTCGAGGCGGAGCTGGACTCGGGGCTGCGGCTGCGCGGGATCATCGACCGGGTCGACGTCGCGCCCACCGGCGAGGTGCGGATCGTCGACTACAAGACGGGCAAGGCGCCCCGGCCGGAGTACGCCGAGGGCGCGCTGTTCCAGATGAAGTTCTACGCCCTGGTGGTGTGGCGGCTGAAGAACGTGGTCCCCCGGCGCCTTCAGCTGGTGTACCTGGGCAGTGGTGACGTGCTCACGTACGACCCGGTCGTGGCCGATCTGGAGCGGGTGGAGCGCAAGTTGCTCGCCCTGTGGGAAGCCATCCGGCTGGCGACGGAGACGGGTGAGTGGCGGCCCCGGCCGACCAAGCTGTGCGGCTGGTGCGACCACCAGGCGCACTGCCCGGAGTTCGGCGGCACTCCCCCGCCGTACCCGCTTCCCGTGACGCCGCCGGTGAGGGCGGCGGAATCCGCGGGCGGGGCTCAGGGCAGAATGGGGCCGGGCTAAAGAAGGAGACATACGTGGCCATCCGCGTCCTACTGGTCGATGACCAGCCGCTGCTGCGTACCGGCTTCCGGATGATCCTGGAGGCCGAGCAGGATCTCGCGGTCGTCGGCGAGGCCGGAGACGGCCTCCAGGCTCTCGACCAGGTGCGGGCGTTGCAGCCCGATGTGGTGCTGATGGACATCCGCATGCCGCGGATGGACGGGGTGGAGGCGACCCGGCAGATCACCGGGCCGGGGCGGGACGGGCCGGCGAAGGTGCTGGTGCTGACCACCTTCGACCTCGACGAGTACGTGGTGGAGGCGCTGCGGGCCGGGGCGAGCGGGTTCCTGCTGAAGGACGCGCCCGCCAATGAACTGGTCCAGGCGATCCGGGTGGTGGCCTCGGGCGAGGCCATGCTGGCGCCGAGCATCACGCGTCGGCTGCTCGACAAGTACGCCACGCATCTGCCCTCCGGCGACGAGCCGGTGCCGGACACGCTGCACACGCTGACCGACCGTGAGGTGGAGGTGCTGAAGCTGGTGGCGCGCGGGCTGTCGAACGCCGAGATCGCCGCCGACCTCTTCGTCAGCGAGACCACCGTGAAGACGCACGTGGGCCATGTGCTGAACAAGCTCGGGTTGCGCGACCGGGTGCAGGCCGCGGTGTACGCGTACGAGAGCGGACTGGTGCGTCCCGGCGCGCAGTAGCGCCGTACGGAACGGGAAAGAAACGGAAGGCGCCCTCTGGTCGGGGGGCGCCTTCCGTGCGTGGCTGTCGGGTCGTCAGCTCTTGCTGAGTTCCCAGAAACGGAACACCGTCGAGGCGTCCAGGCAACTCTCCAGGCCGTAGACGTTCTCGCCGACGACCGCGTACTGCTTGGCCTGCCAGAGGGGCAGCACGGGCACCTGCTCGGCGACGATGTCCTGGAGCTCGGCGTAGTCCGCGTCGGTGGCGGTGCGGTCCCTCTGCGCGGCGGTGCGCGGGATGAGCGTGCCGGTGATGGCGGTGTCGGCGTAGTTGTTGCTCAGCACGTTGCCCTTGCCGAAGAAGGGCGCGGTGAAGTTGTCGGCGTCCGGGTAGTCGGGCACCCAGCCCTTGACGTAGACGCCGTACCTGCCGGCGGCGATGTCCTTCTCGTACCGGCCGTAGGCGACGGACCTGACGTCGGCGTCGAACAGGCGGCTGGCGTTGAGCTGCGCGGCGATGGCCTTCAGTTCCTGGTCGGTGGCCGGGCCGTAGCGGCTCGGGGTGGACCAGAGGGTGAGTTTCACCTTGTCGGTGATGCCCTCGTCGGCGAGCGCGGCGGCGGCCGCGGCCCGGGAGGGGCGGGCGCCGTAACGGTCGAAGAACGCGGTGTTGTGACCCGCGATGCCGGCCGGGACGATCGAGTAGAGGGGGTCGGCGGTGCCCTCGTACACGTCCTTGATCAGGGCTTCGCGGTCGATGAGATGGGCGATGGCCCGGCGGACGCCGAGTTTTCCGGCGACCGGGTCGTCCATGTTGAAGACGAGGTGCTGGACCTCGGCGCTGCTGCCCTCGACGACCTCGGCGCCCCCGTCGGCGGTGCTCTGCTGGATGTCGGAGACGTCGGCGGCGGTGAGGCCCCGGTAGGCGATGTCGATCTCGTTCGCGAGCAGGGCCTGCTTGAGGGCCTTCTGGTCGCCACCGAAGAACTTCAGGGTGACGCCGGTGTTCTGGGCTTCGCCGGCGCTGCCCCGGTAGTGGTCGTTGACGGAGAAGACGGCCTGGTCGTCCCCGAAGGAGTCCAGCTTGTAGGGGCCGGAGCCGACGGCGGCGCCGTCCTCGCGCAGGCCGTCGGCGTCGTACTCCGCGTGGTCGACGATCGAGCCGGCGCCGGAGGCGATCTTGCTGGGGAACGTGGCGTCGGGGACCTTCAGCCGGAAGACGACCGTCTCGGCGTCGGGCGTCTCGACCTTGTCGAGCATGGGGAACATGATGGCCGGGCCGGCGGCGTCGTCGATCTTCAGCATGCGGTCGAAGGAGAACTTGACGTCCTCGGAGGTGAGCGCGTCGCCGTTGCTGAACTTCAGGCCGTCCTTCAGCGTGCACGTGTAGACCTGGGTCCGCGTGT
Protein-coding regions in this window:
- a CDS encoding ferredoxin, coding for MGVQQEAGVGSEELEVWIDQDLCTGDGICAQYAPEVFELDIDGLAYVKGADDELLQAKGATAPVPLPLLTDVVDSARECPGDCIHVRRVSDSVEVYGPDAE
- a CDS encoding response regulator is translated as MAIRVLLVDDQPLLRTGFRMILEAEQDLAVVGEAGDGLQALDQVRALQPDVVLMDIRMPRMDGVEATRQITGPGRDGPAKVLVLTTFDLDEYVVEALRAGASGFLLKDAPANELVQAIRVVASGEAMLAPSITRRLLDKYATHLPSGDEPVPDTLHTLTDREVEVLKLVARGLSNAEIAADLFVSETTVKTHVGHVLNKLGLRDRVQAAVYAYESGLVRPGAQ
- a CDS encoding site-2 protease family protein gives rise to the protein MVESGGTGRPRPDSEQSAEHPVTPASSATDLAQTPDPGTTPGPATPDGEPAPNPPEAPAPGEAPRAEPVPPAEDAPADGGDAPQGSSAPGDDHRAPGAQEDGRSGTATEAGAETEAGRPAPPAPALILPKGPPPQRPPEQPRGGLLMGRPFGVPVYVAPSWFLVAALITWVFGNQLDRVLPELGALRYLVSLFFAVAFYASVLIHELAHTIAALRFKLPVRRIQLQFFGGVSEIEKEAETPGREFWLAFVGPLLSLVLAGLFYLAMQPVEPGTVPGVLLAGLMISNLIVAIFNLLPGLPLDGGRMLRAVVWKLTGKPMNGTIAAAWVGRALAVSVLIGLPLLTQSGALGSSAEDSVGMDTVTDALLAAILAAIIWTGAGNSLRMARLREHLPELRARTLTRRAVPVETHTPLSEALRRANDAGARALVVVDAHGEPLSLVREAAIVGVPEHRRPWVAVSGLAQDLTDGMRVSAELAGEDLLDVLRATPATEYLVVEESGEIFGVLSAADVERAFVKAMARPS
- a CDS encoding RecB family exonuclease, encoding MESSSEDVARVGDGGVVDDPAHPEAGTPAQVAREAVVAETVVAEAVAEAVVAETVVAEAAVPAAVPTAVAAIAPASLSPSRAGDFMQCPLLYRFRVIDRLPEKPSPAATKGTLVHAVLERLFDAPAAERTAPRAKSLIPGQWDRLRETRPEVVELFADDPEGERLAGWLVEAERLVERWFTLEDPTRLEPAERELFVEAELDSGLRLRGIIDRVDVAPTGEVRIVDYKTGKAPRPEYAEGALFQMKFYALVVWRLKNVVPRRLQLVYLGSGDVLTYDPVVADLERVERKLLALWEAIRLATETGEWRPRPTKLCGWCDHQAHCPEFGGTPPPYPLPVTPPVRAAESAGGAQGRMGPG
- a CDS encoding ABC transporter substrate-binding protein; protein product: MNLRNQWPVLPIVAGLASGLLTGCGTQSGGSGGDASSVVLGMSDDVLATDPASGYDPGSWLLFNNVFQSLLSFPKGGTEPEPDAARECSFTDTRTQVYTCTLKDGLKFSNGDALTSEDVKFSFDRMLKIDDAAGPAIMFPMLDKVETPDAETVVFRLKVPDATFPSKIASGAGSIVDHAEYDADGLREDGAAVGSGPYKLDSFGDDQAVFSVNDHYRGSAGEAQNTGVTLKFFGGDQKALKQALLANEIDIAYRGLTAADVSDIQQSTADGGAEVVEGSSAEVQHLVFNMDDPVAGKLGVRRAIAHLIDREALIKDVYEGTADPLYSIVPAGIAGHNTAFFDRYGARPSRAAAAAALADEGITDKVKLTLWSTPSRYGPATDQELKAIAAQLNASRLFDADVRSVAYGRYEKDIAAGRYGVYVKGWVPDYPDADNFTAPFFGKGNVLSNNYADTAITGTLIPRTAAQRDRTATDADYAELQDIVAEQVPVLPLWQAKQYAVVGENVYGLESCLDASTVFRFWELSKS
- a CDS encoding tRNA (adenine-N1)-methyltransferase gives rise to the protein MSEPTGAARRRGPFKVGDQVQLTDPKGRHYTFTLEAGKNFHTHKGSFPHDELIGAPEGSVVRTTGNVAYLALRPLLPDYVLSMPRGAAVVYPKDAGQILAFADIFPGARVVEAGVGSGSLSSFLLRAIGDQGMLHSYERREDFAEIAQQNVERYFGGPHPAWQLTVGDLQDNLSDTDVDRVILDMLAPWECLEAVSKALVPGGILCCYVATTTQLARTVESIREIGSFNEPTSWESMIRNWHVEGLAVRPDHRMIGHTGFLLTARRLADGVEPPMRRRRPAKGAYGEDYTGPNADGGSGR